A window of Pantoea agglomerans contains these coding sequences:
- a CDS encoding glutathione S-transferase family protein, giving the protein MITVHHLEQSRSHRVLWLLEELEVPYQIKRYQREASMLAPEALKKVHPLGKSPVITDGNQVIAESGAILSWLESKYDREQRLTSADEQARLQANYWLHYAEGSLMPLLVMKLVFSRLGKAPVPWLLRPAGAALGKGIQKAWLDKQLVPHRQMIEHHLAAQPWFAGKRFSIADIQMSFPLLALQSRGGLDDMPATAAWLNTVQQRAAWQRAVQQGGEVLPGG; this is encoded by the coding sequence ATGATTACCGTCCACCATCTTGAGCAATCGCGCTCGCATCGCGTGCTGTGGCTGCTGGAAGAGCTGGAAGTGCCTTACCAAATCAAACGCTATCAGCGCGAGGCGTCGATGCTGGCGCCGGAAGCGCTGAAGAAGGTCCATCCGCTTGGCAAGTCGCCGGTCATTACCGACGGCAATCAGGTGATTGCTGAGTCGGGCGCCATTCTTTCCTGGCTGGAAAGCAAATATGACCGCGAGCAGCGGCTGACCTCCGCCGACGAGCAGGCGCGTCTGCAGGCTAATTACTGGCTGCACTACGCCGAAGGCTCGCTGATGCCGCTGCTGGTGATGAAGCTGGTCTTTAGCCGTCTCGGCAAGGCGCCGGTGCCCTGGCTGCTGCGTCCGGCGGGCGCGGCGCTGGGCAAGGGCATACAGAAGGCCTGGCTCGATAAGCAGCTGGTGCCGCATCGCCAGATGATTGAGCACCATCTGGCCGCTCAGCCCTGGTTTGCCGGCAAGCGCTTCAGCATCGCCGATATTCAGATGAGTTTTCCCCTGCTGGCGCTGCAGTCGCGCGGCGGCCTGGATGATATGCCCGCCACGGCGGCCTGGCTAAATACTGTGCAACAGCGCGCCGCCTGGCAGCGCGCCGTGCAGCAGGGCGGCGAGGTGCTGCCAGGGGGCTAA
- a CDS encoding transposase, producing the protein MRKSRYSEEQITNAIKASESGVKVREICDELGISEATFYSWKKKFSGLSSEEGRRIKELEDKLQSLTRELQMLNSDKEMLQSVLKNFFTTNEKRQAVNFLQSTFDIGTRRSCRLLDISRSVYHYPSGSENR; encoded by the coding sequence ATGAGAAAGTCACGATATAGCGAAGAGCAAATCACAAATGCCATTAAAGCTTCTGAATCAGGGGTTAAAGTCAGGGAGATTTGTGACGAGCTGGGGATCTCTGAGGCCACCTTCTATAGCTGGAAAAAGAAATTCTCCGGTCTCTCTTCGGAAGAAGGAAGAAGAATCAAGGAGTTAGAGGATAAACTACAATCACTTACCCGTGAGCTGCAAATGCTCAACTCAGATAAGGAGATGCTGCAAAGCGTACTGAAGAACTTCTTTACTACCAATGAGAAACGTCAGGCGGTCAACTTCCTGCAGAGCACTTTCGACATCGGCACGCGCCGCAGCTGCCGCCTGCTCGATATTAGCCGCAGCGTTTATCACTACCCGTCAGGCTCGGAAAATCGATAA
- the soxS gene encoding superoxide response transcriptional regulator SoxS, whose amino-acid sequence MMQEEIIHSLTRWIDQNLDKPLSIDDVAARSGYSKWHLQRMFRTVTKQTLGGYIRERRLTLAAEALRQTQRPVFDIAMQYGYDSQQTFSRVFRRQFSQTPTAYRHFMRRQAIQRPRRVNFDCSEPAASYTQRTTGECCPIR is encoded by the coding sequence ATGATGCAAGAAGAGATCATTCACTCCCTGACGCGCTGGATCGATCAAAACCTGGATAAGCCGCTGTCGATCGATGACGTCGCGGCCAGGTCAGGCTATTCAAAGTGGCACCTGCAGCGTATGTTCCGTACCGTGACGAAACAGACGCTGGGTGGCTACATTCGTGAGCGTCGCCTGACGCTGGCGGCGGAAGCACTGCGCCAGACGCAGCGTCCGGTATTTGATATCGCGATGCAGTACGGCTATGACTCGCAGCAGACTTTTTCCCGCGTGTTCCGCCGTCAGTTTTCGCAGACGCCAACCGCCTATCGCCATTTTATGCGTCGCCAGGCGATCCAGCGCCCGCGCAGGGTAAACTTCGACTGCAGCGAGCCCGCGGCGAGCTACACCCAGCGCACCACCGGCGAATGCTGCCCGATTCGCTAA
- a CDS encoding LysR family transcriptional regulator, producing the protein MDVRALRYFTEVVRQQSFTRAAQKLYVTQPTISKMLRQLEEELGCTLLLRDGRKLHLTDSGQAVYQRGLAILQEFHQLEAEIGDINQLKTGELRLGIPPMVGMQIAGSISAFRRRYPGVALNISEFGGLTVQQAVLAGSLDIALTALPVDADLPLNTLPLMHHPLCVLVPRQAAWLNRSHIALTELAAHPLLIFNEEFSLNRQLMKAFQRLGVTPHIAVRSGQWDFLAAMVQAEMGLAILPEPICQRLDKQSLLWLPLESELKWSLGLIWREGSYLSRSAQAWIACCREHWPDEAPRLSV; encoded by the coding sequence ATGGACGTCCGCGCTTTACGCTACTTCACCGAGGTGGTGCGTCAGCAGAGTTTTACCCGCGCCGCGCAGAAGCTCTACGTTACGCAGCCCACCATCAGCAAAATGCTGCGCCAGCTGGAAGAGGAGCTGGGCTGCACGCTGCTGCTGCGTGACGGACGCAAGCTGCATCTGACCGACAGCGGTCAGGCGGTCTACCAGCGCGGGCTGGCGATTTTGCAGGAGTTTCACCAGCTTGAGGCGGAGATCGGCGACATTAACCAGCTTAAGACCGGCGAGCTGCGCCTCGGTATTCCGCCGATGGTCGGCATGCAGATCGCCGGCTCGATCTCAGCCTTTCGCCGCCGCTATCCCGGCGTCGCGCTCAATATCTCCGAGTTTGGCGGCCTGACCGTGCAGCAGGCGGTGCTGGCGGGCAGCCTGGATATCGCGCTCACCGCCCTGCCGGTCGATGCCGATCTGCCGCTCAATACGCTGCCGCTGATGCACCATCCGCTCTGCGTGCTGGTGCCGCGCCAGGCCGCCTGGCTTAACCGCAGCCATATCGCGCTGACGGAGCTGGCGGCGCATCCGCTGCTGATTTTTAACGAAGAGTTCTCTCTGAACCGCCAGCTGATGAAGGCGTTTCAGCGCCTTGGCGTGACGCCGCATATTGCGGTGCGCAGCGGCCAGTGGGATTTTCTGGCGGCGATGGTGCAGGCGGAAATGGGGCTGGCGATCCTGCCGGAGCCGATCTGTCAGCGGCTCGATAAGCAGTCGCTGCTGTGGCTGCCGCTGGAGTCGGAGCTGAAGTGGAGTCTGGGATTGATCTGGCGCGAGGGAAGCTATCTGTCGCGCAGCGCGCAGGCGTGGATCGCCTGCTGCCGCGAACACTGGCCGGATGAAGCGCCGCGCCTGTCGGTCTAG
- a CDS encoding YjcB family protein, with translation MATITTSLIVMRWELLSAIMMFFASTLKIKFRQSSHHVMAFMCGGIGLGMSCWFVMGLLGISLSMENVHHFMLVTKDTFIQVMSQTPPDWPMP, from the coding sequence ATGGCGACCATAACCACCAGCTTGATCGTTATGCGTTGGGAACTGCTCAGCGCAATCATGATGTTTTTTGCCAGCACCCTTAAAATTAAATTCCGCCAGAGCAGCCATCATGTGATGGCCTTTATGTGCGGCGGCATTGGTCTCGGTATGAGCTGCTGGTTTGTGATGGGTCTGCTGGGTATCTCGCTGAGCATGGAAAACGTGCATCACTTTATGCTGGTGACCAAAGATACCTTTATTCAGGTGATGAGCCAGACGCCGCCTGACTGGCCAATGCCTTAA
- a CDS encoding ATP-grasp fold amidoligase family protein: protein MFKLKDELRRSVQYFIKKMPWAYQDRIYYFHKFRKLPNLRQPKVFNEKVLYRKFVYGDYQIYGRLSDKYSVRDYIAEKIGNEYLIPLVHQSTDPASLNSLQSWKGTVIKPNHASNMVEILLEEPDALRKQQIINSCYKWLKTDFANEAREIHYRYIKPRILVEQYIGDGKTAPIDYKFHMFNKRDGRFEYVLQVIYNRCQPQLSMNFYVNNLTEAFHKIRDTGLDVTKIADSLQHALDLSKKLASDFDYVRVDWYIHEGRIYFGELTFTPGAGLVTGLDRGLNQMMGDMWIQDRRGTQRPGVSVQDVNIPALLKKV, encoded by the coding sequence ATGTTTAAGTTGAAAGATGAACTCAGAAGAAGTGTGCAGTACTTCATTAAGAAGATGCCCTGGGCATACCAGGACCGCATTTACTACTTCCATAAGTTCAGAAAATTGCCCAATTTGCGCCAGCCCAAGGTGTTTAACGAAAAGGTGCTGTACCGCAAATTTGTCTATGGCGACTATCAGATCTACGGCCGCCTGTCGGACAAGTATTCAGTGCGCGACTATATTGCCGAGAAGATTGGCAACGAGTACCTGATTCCGCTGGTGCACCAGTCCACCGATCCGGCATCGCTGAATAGCCTGCAAAGCTGGAAGGGCACGGTCATCAAGCCGAATCACGCCTCCAATATGGTGGAGATCCTGCTGGAAGAGCCGGACGCGCTGCGCAAACAGCAGATTATCAACAGCTGCTATAAGTGGCTGAAGACCGACTTCGCCAACGAGGCGCGCGAGATCCACTACCGCTATATCAAGCCGCGTATTCTGGTCGAGCAGTATATCGGCGACGGCAAAACGGCGCCGATCGATTACAAGTTCCATATGTTCAACAAGCGCGACGGCCGCTTTGAATATGTGCTGCAGGTGATCTACAACCGCTGCCAGCCGCAGCTGTCGATGAATTTTTATGTCAATAACCTGACCGAAGCCTTTCATAAGATTCGCGATACCGGTCTCGACGTGACGAAAATCGCCGATTCGCTGCAGCACGCGCTCGATCTGAGCAAGAAGCTGGCGAGCGATTTCGACTACGTGCGCGTGGACTGGTATATCCATGAAGGCCGCATCTATTTCGGCGAGCTGACCTTCACGCCGGGCGCAGGTCTGGTGACCGGGCTTGATCGCGGGCTTAATCAGATGATGGGAGATATGTGGATTCAGGATCGCCGCGGCACGCAGAGACCGGGCGTTTCGGTGCAGGACGTCAATATTCCTGCGCTGTTGAAGAAAGTTTGA
- a CDS encoding NCS2 family permease translates to MSYESRSSAGKLDAWFSVSARGSSVRQEILAGLTTFLAMVYSVIVVPGMLGKAGFSPTAVFVATCLVASVGSIVMGLWANLPMAIGCAISLTAFTAFSLVLGQHISVPVALGAVFLMGLLFTFISLTGIRAWILRNLPMGVAHGTGVGIGLFLLLIAADGIGLVVKNPAPGLPVALGHFTSFPVMMSLLGLAAIVGLEKRRVPGGILLTIIAISVLGLIFDPAVKFQGLFALPSLRDGQGNSLLFSLDIMGALQPVVLPSVLALVMTAVFDATGTIRAVAGQANLLDEKGQILNGGRALTTDSVSSLFAGLVGASPAAVYIESAAGTAAGGKTGLTAIVVGLLFLAILFMSPLAYLVPAYATAPALMYVGLLMLSNVAKIDFGDFVDAMSGLVTAVFIVLTCNIVTGIMLGFATLVVGRLFAGEWRRLNVGTVVIAAALVMFYAGGWAI, encoded by the coding sequence ATGTCATATGAATCACGCTCGTCCGCTGGCAAGCTGGACGCCTGGTTCTCTGTTTCTGCACGCGGCAGCAGCGTCCGGCAGGAAATTCTGGCGGGACTGACCACCTTCCTGGCGATGGTCTACTCGGTGATTGTGGTGCCCGGCATGCTGGGCAAAGCGGGCTTTTCGCCCACGGCGGTCTTTGTCGCCACCTGTCTGGTCGCCAGCGTTGGCTCAATCGTCATGGGATTATGGGCCAATCTGCCGATGGCTATCGGCTGCGCCATCTCGCTCACCGCCTTTACTGCCTTTAGTCTGGTGCTCGGCCAGCATATCAGCGTGCCGGTCGCCCTCGGCGCGGTGTTCCTGATGGGGCTGCTGTTTACCTTTATCTCGCTGACCGGCATCCGCGCCTGGATTTTGCGCAATCTGCCGATGGGCGTGGCGCACGGCACCGGCGTGGGGATCGGCCTGTTTCTGCTGCTGATCGCCGCCGACGGCATTGGGCTGGTGGTGAAGAACCCTGCGCCTGGCCTGCCGGTGGCGCTGGGCCACTTCACTTCGTTTCCGGTAATGATGTCGCTGCTGGGGCTGGCGGCAATCGTCGGGCTGGAGAAGCGCCGGGTGCCGGGCGGCATTCTGCTCACCATTATCGCTATCTCGGTTCTCGGACTTATCTTCGATCCGGCGGTGAAGTTTCAGGGGCTGTTCGCCTTGCCCAGCCTGCGCGACGGCCAGGGCAACTCGCTGCTGTTCAGCCTGGATATTATGGGGGCGCTACAGCCGGTGGTGCTGCCGAGCGTGCTGGCGCTGGTGATGACGGCGGTGTTTGACGCCACCGGCACCATCCGCGCGGTGGCGGGGCAGGCGAACCTGCTGGATGAGAAGGGCCAGATCCTCAACGGCGGACGCGCGCTGACCACTGACTCAGTCAGCAGCCTGTTCGCCGGCCTGGTCGGCGCGTCGCCTGCGGCAGTCTATATCGAATCCGCAGCCGGCACGGCGGCGGGCGGTAAGACCGGCCTGACGGCGATTGTGGTTGGCCTGCTGTTCCTGGCGATTCTGTTTATGTCGCCGCTCGCTTATCTGGTGCCCGCCTACGCGACCGCGCCCGCGCTGATGTATGTCGGCCTGCTGATGCTGAGCAACGTGGCGAAAATCGACTTCGGCGACTTTGTCGATGCGATGTCCGGCCTGGTAACTGCGGTCTTTATCGTACTGACCTGCAATATCGTTACCGGCATTATGCTCGGTTTCGCCACCCTGGTGGTGGGCCGCCTGTTCGCTGGCGAGTGGCGCAGGCTGAACGTTGGCACCGTGGTGATTGCCGCCGCGCTGGTGATGTTTTACGCCGGTGGCTGGGCGATCTAG
- a CDS encoding polysaccharide biosynthesis C-terminal domain-containing protein yields the protein MKLSVMSNAAWMMSEKIVSVFGVIFVTSYVAKSFGPTVFGQMAFSTSLFSMVQTVAIFGTETILFKRISKSAPKGLRLMNVARTLRMILLLLTSVPVLAWVWFTMPQNFLAFTLASFVASVFVTQDTFSVYNNARLASRLNTVANSLGMLLSFTISFVIAWLRLNPAWLTLSIVAVTLVPYAIKRYNFYRETQDIPPPQEKRSAYLRYLMYAGLPLAISSIFISVQVKAAQMFLAGIASASDLGLFAAANTIAASWIFIPVALITSCFTEIFRERGEVAIKLAARLNGYVMGVSLMMLLVIALFGEKIIIALYGSEYTQSGSLITLLSMATCFSAMGTVAYRYMVKEGGFNYLLKKIICLMVISLPLSWWLIQGYGIMGAAWSVFVSELLSLTVMNYFFKNGVIQRIQVSSLNYKTYK from the coding sequence ATGAAATTAAGCGTAATGTCGAATGCCGCCTGGATGATGTCTGAGAAGATCGTCTCGGTTTTTGGCGTCATATTTGTGACCTCCTACGTGGCGAAATCATTCGGGCCAACCGTATTTGGCCAGATGGCGTTTTCTACCTCTTTATTTTCTATGGTCCAGACCGTCGCCATCTTCGGTACCGAAACTATCTTGTTCAAGCGGATCAGCAAAAGCGCGCCGAAAGGGCTGCGCCTGATGAACGTGGCGCGCACGCTGCGCATGATTTTACTGCTGCTTACCTCGGTGCCGGTGCTGGCCTGGGTGTGGTTTACCATGCCGCAAAACTTTCTGGCGTTTACGCTGGCGTCGTTCGTCGCCTCGGTATTTGTCACCCAGGACACCTTCAGCGTTTACAACAACGCGCGCCTGGCCTCCCGGCTGAATACCGTTGCGAACTCGCTCGGCATGCTGCTGAGCTTCACCATCAGCTTCGTTATCGCCTGGCTGCGCCTGAATCCGGCATGGCTGACGCTCTCTATCGTCGCCGTGACCCTGGTGCCTTACGCTATCAAACGATACAACTTTTACCGCGAAACTCAGGATATTCCTCCGCCGCAGGAGAAGCGCAGCGCCTATCTGCGCTATCTGATGTACGCCGGTTTGCCGCTGGCGATCTCCAGTATTTTTATTTCGGTGCAGGTGAAAGCCGCGCAGATGTTTTTAGCCGGCATTGCGTCGGCAAGCGACCTCGGGCTGTTTGCGGCGGCCAACACAATCGCGGCTTCGTGGATTTTTATCCCCGTGGCGCTCATAACTTCATGCTTCACTGAGATCTTCAGGGAACGCGGCGAAGTGGCTATTAAGCTGGCAGCGCGGCTTAACGGCTATGTCATGGGAGTTTCACTGATGATGCTGCTGGTCATCGCGCTGTTTGGCGAGAAAATCATCATCGCTTTGTACGGTTCAGAATACACACAGTCAGGAAGTCTCATTACGTTGTTGTCAATGGCAACCTGTTTCTCCGCTATGGGCACAGTAGCCTACCGCTACATGGTGAAAGAGGGTGGTTTCAACTATCTGTTGAAGAAAATCATCTGCCTGATGGTGATCAGCCTGCCGCTTTCGTGGTGGCTGATCCAGGGCTACGGCATTATGGGCGCTGCGTGGAGCGTCTTCGTGTCGGAACTCTTGTCCCTTACCGTAATGAATTACTTCTTCAAAAACGGCGTCATTCAAAGAATTCAGGTTTCCTCACTCAACTACAAAACCTACAAATGA
- the soxR gene encoding redox-sensitive transcriptional activator SoxR → MKKDRNYPKPVLTPGEVARRSGVAVSALHFYESKGLIFSTRNGGNQRRYSRDVLRRVAIIKIAQRIGIPLATVSDSLMHIPANKRMSTQEWDALTQHWREELDKRIETLTRLRNDLDGCIGCGCLSMRDCPLRNPGDRLAQQGSGAVLLDPEQDDKGEPPR, encoded by the coding sequence ATGAAAAAAGATCGCAACTACCCAAAACCGGTTCTGACGCCGGGCGAAGTCGCGCGGCGCAGCGGCGTGGCGGTTTCCGCGCTGCATTTTTATGAGAGCAAAGGGCTTATCTTCAGTACCCGCAACGGCGGTAACCAGCGTCGCTACAGCCGCGACGTGCTGCGCCGCGTCGCCATTATCAAGATTGCCCAGCGTATCGGCATTCCGCTCGCCACGGTCAGCGACAGCCTGATGCATATCCCCGCCAACAAGCGCATGTCGACCCAGGAGTGGGACGCCCTGACGCAGCACTGGCGTGAGGAGCTGGATAAGCGCATCGAAACCCTGACGCGGCTGCGTAACGACCTCGACGGCTGTATCGGCTGTGGCTGCCTGTCGATGCGCGACTGTCCGCTGCGCAATCCCGGCGACCGGCTAGCGCAGCAGGGGTCCGGCGCGGTGCTGCTCGATCCCGAACAGGATGATAAAGGCGAGCCGCCGCGCTAA
- a CDS encoding AraC family transcriptional regulator translates to MEGVPAIFPCEKDRAQFRQFDELPGVELYQAHITRYAFEPHTHEAFGIGTIESGAQRFRYRGAQYTAPTHSLVMMNPDELHTGESACEEGWRYQMIYIQPEEMTQLTGDRGWWFSEALRTDSKLALPLSQALSALWQADSVLARQSLLGEVLAQLRPLARMAQRGKEEGRHRFDQVRDYLRDNLAESVRLEELAALAGLSPWHFLRAFRAHFHVTPHQMLMAYRLYEAKLLLARGQSAASVAASVGLSDQAHLTRAFAQRYGITPVRYQKQVRGTQG, encoded by the coding sequence GTGGAGGGCGTTCCGGCCATTTTTCCCTGCGAAAAAGATCGCGCGCAGTTTCGCCAGTTTGACGAGCTGCCAGGCGTAGAACTCTATCAGGCGCATATCACCCGCTATGCTTTTGAGCCGCATACGCACGAAGCGTTCGGCATCGGCACCATCGAATCGGGCGCGCAGCGGTTCCGCTATCGCGGCGCGCAATACACGGCGCCGACCCATTCGCTGGTGATGATGAATCCCGATGAGCTGCATACCGGCGAGTCCGCCTGCGAGGAGGGCTGGCGCTACCAGATGATCTATATCCAGCCAGAGGAGATGACGCAGCTTACCGGCGATCGCGGCTGGTGGTTCAGCGAAGCGCTGCGCACCGATTCAAAGCTGGCGCTGCCGCTGTCGCAGGCGCTCTCGGCGCTGTGGCAGGCCGACAGCGTGCTGGCGCGGCAAAGCCTGCTGGGCGAGGTGCTGGCGCAGCTGCGGCCGCTGGCGCGCATGGCGCAAAGAGGCAAAGAGGAGGGGCGTCATCGCTTCGACCAGGTGCGCGATTACCTGCGCGACAATCTGGCCGAGTCGGTGAGGCTGGAAGAGCTGGCGGCGCTGGCGGGTCTTTCGCCGTGGCATTTTCTGCGCGCCTTCCGCGCGCACTTTCACGTGACGCCACACCAGATGCTGATGGCGTACCGGCTCTATGAAGCCAAGCTGCTGCTGGCGCGCGGGCAGTCGGCCGCCAGCGTGGCGGCGAGCGTCGGCCTGAGCGACCAGGCGCACCTCACCCGCGCCTTCGCCCAGCGCTACGGCATTACGCCGGTGCGCTATCAAAAACAGGTGCGCGGCACCCAGGGCTAA
- a CDS encoding DMT family transporter produces MLAGVLFALAAGLMWGLIFVGPLLVPDYPGALQSAGRYVAFGLIALPLAWLDRRRLRKLLAADWREALKLSLVGNLLYYTFLASAIQRTGAPVSTMIIGTLPVVMAITANLCYGHLEGRLAWRRLAPALLAIGAGLACVNVAELRGQGGEWDLTRYLSGIGLAVLAVACWTWYPLRNARWLRTHPQHRPATWATAQGVVTLPLALVMYALVSAQLAWQRPAFALPFGPQPQLFLPLMLVIGLLCSWLGTLCWNAASQRLPTVFMGPLIVFETLSGLLWTFLWRQSWPPLLTITGILCLILGVLWAMRIKPEPLLTSIEH; encoded by the coding sequence ATGTTAGCTGGCGTGTTGTTTGCCCTTGCCGCAGGGCTGATGTGGGGACTGATTTTCGTGGGGCCGCTGCTGGTGCCGGACTATCCCGGCGCGCTGCAGTCTGCCGGGCGCTATGTCGCCTTTGGTCTGATCGCGTTGCCGCTCGCCTGGCTCGATCGCCGCCGCCTGCGTAAGCTGCTGGCGGCCGACTGGCGCGAGGCGCTAAAACTGTCGCTGGTAGGCAACCTTCTTTATTACACCTTTCTCGCCAGCGCGATCCAGCGCACCGGCGCGCCGGTATCGACCATGATTATCGGCACGCTGCCGGTGGTGATGGCGATTACCGCCAACCTCTGTTACGGCCATCTTGAAGGGCGCCTCGCCTGGCGTCGGCTGGCGCCTGCGCTGCTGGCAATTGGCGCGGGGCTGGCGTGCGTCAATGTCGCCGAGCTGCGCGGTCAGGGGGGCGAGTGGGATCTTACGCGCTACCTGAGCGGCATTGGGCTGGCGGTGTTAGCGGTCGCGTGCTGGACCTGGTATCCGCTGCGCAACGCGCGCTGGCTGCGCACCCATCCGCAGCACAGGCCCGCCACCTGGGCAACGGCGCAGGGCGTTGTCACACTGCCGCTGGCGCTGGTGATGTATGCGCTGGTCAGCGCGCAGCTGGCGTGGCAGCGACCGGCGTTCGCCCTGCCGTTTGGCCCGCAGCCGCAGCTGTTTCTGCCGCTGATGCTGGTGATTGGTTTGCTCTGCTCCTGGCTTGGCACCCTTTGCTGGAATGCCGCCAGCCAGCGGCTGCCGACGGTCTTTATGGGGCCGCTTATCGTATTCGAAACGCTGTCCGGTTTGCTGTGGACCTTTCTCTGGCGCCAGAGCTGGCCACCGCTGCTGACGATAACGGGTATTCTGTGTTTAATCCTCGGCGTGCTCTGGGCGATGCGCATCAAGCCGGAACCGCTGTTGACCTCAATTGAGCATTAA
- a CDS encoding Na+/H+ antiporter — protein sequence MEIFFTILIMTLVVSLSGVAARILPFQIPLPLVQIFAGALLAWPTFGLHVDFDPELFLVLFIPPLLFADGWKTPISEFLHHGREIIGLALVLVLITVVGIGYLIYWTVPGIPLIPAFALAAVLSPTDAVALSGIVGEGRIPKKIMSIVQGEALMNDASGLVSLKFAVAVAMGTMVFTWGGASIEFLKVAIGGLIAGVAVCWLYGKSLRLLSRWSGDDPATQTVLLLLLPFASYLIAEHLGVSGILAAVAAGMTITRSGIIRQAPLAMRLRANSVWQMLEFVFNGMVFLMLGLQLPDIIGTSIDAANADPNVELWMLFTDIILVYAALMVVRFGWLWIMQRLSKRVLKKKPMEFANYSLRELLIATFAGVRGAITLAGVLSIPLFLTSGEPFPARYELVFIATGVILFSLLVGVVVLPLLLRGVDGIDKAGHRRELQNARAVMASVAIESLHKMEERLEKDSEENIDPELLKEVSLRVIGNLRRRADGKSDLEQALFAENLERRFRLTALRAERAEVYHLRATQQISDESMQRLLRDLDLLEALLIEKEE from the coding sequence ATGGAAATCTTCTTCACTATTCTCATTATGACGCTGGTGGTGTCGCTCTCCGGGGTGGCCGCGCGCATCTTGCCGTTCCAGATCCCGCTGCCGCTGGTGCAGATCTTCGCCGGTGCGCTGCTCGCCTGGCCGACCTTCGGCCTGCATGTCGACTTCGACCCGGAACTCTTCCTTGTGCTGTTTATTCCGCCGCTGCTGTTTGCCGACGGCTGGAAAACGCCTATTAGCGAGTTCCTGCACCACGGCCGGGAAATTATCGGCCTGGCGCTGGTGCTGGTGCTGATTACCGTGGTCGGCATCGGCTACCTTATCTACTGGACGGTGCCGGGCATTCCGCTGATCCCGGCCTTCGCGCTGGCGGCCGTGCTGTCGCCAACGGACGCCGTGGCGCTCTCCGGCATTGTCGGCGAGGGGCGCATCCCGAAAAAAATCATGTCTATCGTGCAGGGCGAGGCGCTGATGAACGACGCCTCCGGCCTGGTCTCGCTGAAGTTCGCCGTTGCGGTGGCGATGGGCACGATGGTCTTTACCTGGGGCGGTGCCAGCATCGAGTTCCTTAAGGTGGCGATCGGCGGCCTGATTGCGGGCGTGGCGGTCTGCTGGCTCTATGGTAAATCGCTGCGTCTGCTGAGCCGCTGGAGCGGCGACGATCCGGCGACGCAAACCGTGCTGCTGCTGCTGCTGCCGTTCGCCTCCTACCTGATCGCCGAACATCTCGGCGTCTCCGGCATCCTGGCGGCGGTCGCGGCGGGCATGACCATTACCCGCTCCGGCATTATCCGTCAGGCGCCGCTGGCGATGCGCCTGCGCGCCAACAGCGTCTGGCAGATGCTGGAGTTCGTGTTCAACGGCATGGTGTTCCTGATGCTCGGCCTGCAGCTGCCGGACATTATCGGCACCTCGATTGATGCCGCCAACGCCGATCCCAACGTGGAACTCTGGATGCTGTTTACCGACATTATCCTGGTTTACGCCGCGCTGATGGTGGTGCGTTTCGGCTGGCTCTGGATCATGCAGCGTCTCAGCAAGCGCGTGCTGAAGAAGAAGCCGATGGAGTTCGCCAACTACTCGCTGCGCGAGCTGCTGATTGCCACCTTTGCGGGCGTGCGCGGCGCCATCACCCTGGCGGGCGTGCTCTCTATTCCGCTGTTCCTGACCTCCGGCGAGCCGTTCCCGGCGCGCTATGAGCTGGTGTTTATCGCAACCGGCGTCATCCTCTTTTCGCTGCTGGTGGGCGTGGTGGTGCTGCCGCTGCTGCTGCGCGGCGTAGACGGCATCGATAAAGCCGGCCACCGTCGCGAGCTGCAAAACGCCCGCGCGGTGATGGCGAGCGTGGCGATTGAAAGCCTGCATAAAATGGAAGAGCGGCTGGAGAAGGACAGCGAGGAGAATATCGATCCCGAGCTGCTGAAAGAGGTGAGCCTGCGCGTTATCGGCAACCTGCGCCGCCGCGCCGACGGCAAAAGCGATCTGGAGCAGGCGCTGTTCGCCGAAAATCTGGAGCGCCGTTTCCGCCTGACCGCGCTGCGCGCCGAGCGCGCCGAGGTCTATCACCTGCGCGCGACGCAGCAGATTTCCGATGAGAGTATGCAGCGGCTGCTGCGCGATCTCGACCTGCTGGAAGCGCTGCTGATCGAAAAAGAAGAGTAA